A window of Vidua macroura isolate BioBank_ID:100142 chromosome 4, ASM2450914v1, whole genome shotgun sequence genomic DNA:
GACAACACTTCCAGCAGAAGTACAATTCCAGAGCTGAACTCAATTAAAGAGGAATATGAAACGCCTCTGCAGACGAGAGCAGAATGTATTCTTTTCTTCATCTGAAATTTTGTAAATTATATAATACacctttaaattttaatatgcaaatattACTGTGTAAAAGTACCATAGGCAGATGGGTTTGGGTGTGAAGGTTTTTGATACTGTTAAGAACCAACCCTAGCATGTTCTTacctttttatcttctttagATTTCCTGATACTGTGCGGAGGGCCAAATTTGTTCTGAATGCAGAACATCTTCTTGGACCACTCACTTTTGTGAGATTTTAGCTGTGGCTGACCAAAGCTGCCATCCACTCTGTATCTGTCAGCTGGAATCTTACTCATTGGTGGGGGAAGGGTCCCACAGTTCACACTGGACCAGCCGTCCGTGGAGTCAGTGTACGACTCCTGGTCGCTGGCATTTCCATGCTGCCACTCCTGTAGAACGTGCACGGGCAGCCACCTCTGACTGCCCAGGCCTGCAGTGTTTTTCTTGGATGGGGGTACTGAATTTCGGGAGGAAACCAATGGAACTTCAATACGAGCAGAAGGGCTCAAGTGTTTGCTTACATTTTGTGACTTATCATTCTGAATTACTTCTAAAGGGATGTTTCCCTCTTGCTCATGACAGAAGCCATTCCAATGGGAAGAAGGCTGATTTTGTCCCCTTCCTACCGGATTTTCCCATATACTGCTAGGAATGTGTTTACTTGGATTGGTCCCTAAATCAACCACCAGAACTCtattattcttttcttcttggttGAAATTTCCAATTCCACTGTCACTGTTACTGCTAGTACTATTATTCTGATGAGCATCTGCATCGCCATCGAGGAAAGCCCTCGCACGCATTCCCTCAATCAGTTCCCCCATATCCCTATACAGGACAGAAATAAACTGCAGGACAGGTAGAGATGATGTTGGAAACTCCAGACAGCCATTTGTATCTGGATCTGCTGTACATTCCAGTCCAAAACGTCTCGCTATACCCTGGTGAATTTTATGATGAAATAATTCAGGATCCACCATAAAAACATGGCAAGATGTCCTCAGGACCCCTTCATCTTCCTGAGCCAAGCTTGCGTCATCATTTGTCTGCATTGTAACTAGTCCAAAGAATCTTCTATCATCTGGGCAAACAGCACTGAATGCCAGTTTCTCTGCAGGATATTCTGCCACAACACCTGATTTGTCACTGCAGAGCTGAATACAGTCATGCATTATCTTCATCATCACCAGGGAATGGATTTTTTGCTCTGCCCGCAGACGTCTCATGCAGCCACGAATGGCCTGCAAACTCTCAGTTTCCAAATTTGCAGTTGTTGAAGGAAGTTCGATGGAGCCTAAGTAACCTACAATCATGGCAACATTCAAAATGCTTGCATCTAACCCAAAGTCTTCTGCACTATCCAGTCCAGTTCTAAAAACTGAATCATCATTCAGAACTTTGGCTATTTCTTCCTTTGACAGTAGGTTTGGATTGCTTACATTTTCATTGCCAGTTTCAAATTTCATAGCAGCAGAAACTGAAAATGATCTTTGTTTTGGTGCAGAATTATCTGAGTTACCAGCACAAAGAGCAGGATTCTCAAAGATCATGTTGAAAATGCCACCGGACTGCATTTCTTCAACAactttctctgctctgtttatACCCAGAGCTTTAGAGTCAGGTTTGGGTTTCAGCCACCCTTTCCCATCATAAAAACCAACTTCTTCATCGCTTGAACATGAATCCATATGACTAATCCCTTCAGCAATGACCATGTGCAGGACTCCAGAACATTTCCCTATAAGTTTCACTACATCTTCGTGCGAGGCTTTTTTCACATTGATTTCATTAACTGCAAATATCTGATCTCCTGCTTTAAGTCCAACATAATCTGCAGGGCTTCCTTTCATCACACAACTAAGAACACAAGGAGCTTGTCCAGAAAGGGTAAACCCATAACCTGCTCTTCCTCGAGCAACTTCCACACTTCTTATCCGTGGAGGAGCATGCGTGTTGAGTCGACGTTTAACCGTTTCTCCTGGTCTGtacattttggatttttttcctaaaataggAAAACTTTTATTTAGTCCAGCTTTTTGTCATGTTTCAAGAGTATCGCCCCATCTGATGAAGatctaaaaaaagaaagaaaggacaTTTTAATTCCCAtcatatttcaggttttttagCACCCAGTATTCCTTTTACTCTTGAGAAAGAATTGCTAGAGAACTCCACCAAAAGCTATTGCCAGAGAATTAACTAAACACTCAGAACAGTTTGAAAAGAACAGGTACCACAGTGATAATTTTAGTGATAAAAAAGGAGttgcaaatgcaaataaagTCACTGTCCAAAATGATAACATGCCAGAATGGCAAAGAACAGTATCCAAGTATTTTGATGTACAGTCAGTGTTTTTTAAACTAAGCATGTTATGTCTTCCCCAACTCCCCCACATTGCCTACTATTCAGTTACCTTCTGCCTTACTGCACCATTATACTACCACTGCATAGAGAAAATCCTTATTTAAGCTCATACATCCTttcccagcaaaacaaaaatgagaGCTCATGCTCAGCTACTCAGCTGTACCTCATCCCCTTTACACTCAGTGTACAGAAACAGGTACCACATGTATCATATAAAAGAGATTAATTACCCCTAGAGTTGCCTGTATCTCTCCACTGACTGTAAAGGCAGCTTAAAATATGTATCTCACTTCAACTTCCTTACATACATTTCACTTACATATGCAATGAAAAGTGGGCATTCAGTCATGTATCAGACCAAAGGATCCAAGATCAGATTTACTGTTACACTCATCAATTAATCTACTCAAAACAGTTTGTCAGATAGCAAATACTGTCAAAATCCATTTCAGACCATCATTCCAACATCCATGTGTTTTAGTTTAGCTtaaacattcaaaaaaaaaaaaaaaaaaggagtgaaaaaGACACACGCTGCCAGTATTAATCTAGACATGACTTTACAATTAACATATAACAGCTTTGTATGAACAGCAAGAAGTAGAATATGTCACTACATTTTGGTGTCAGCACTGAAGTCTGGATGTCATGCTCTAAATATACTTGGGCAAATTCCATCACTTTAGAGAGGTTTCCCCCACTAAGCAggttaaaatgcattaaaatgactaatataaataaaacaaattacaacTTGTTCAACTTTTGAAACTATCCCCTTGTTGCACTATATGAACCCTCACTTCCATAGGTCTGGAGGATGACTGACAGAAAAACCCATGGGGCTATATAAAACTGCAATAAACTCCATCTGAGCAAGTGAGAACTAATGTGACAATAATTACTCTGAGGTCGTCCACAGGCTTATTCTTTACTCAGTCACATTGTAACATAGTTAAAGTGTATAAGGTACTTGGAAAGCAAGTATCTTGCATATGTGGGCAAAATGCAGGCAACATTTTAGATAAATGCATTCACATAAGgatataaatatacatacatacagagATAACACATTTCTTTATCATATCTAAAGTGCTAAATTAGTGGTGTCCCACCCACTACTTGCATGGACAGAAAATGACCAAGAAATCCTACAGACATTGCTCTCAGctacagaaataacaaaaaacacacagagactGTGATTAAATCCACAGCACACTACTTTCTGCCTGGCTTAGAAAAAACAAGGCAATTACTTCAAAAGTTTTACCAAttaaaagccaaaccaaaactaaaatacCATTTAGGATGATAGTCTTAATTACTTATCTACATACGAGCTCCTTGATGACCAAATTTAAGAAACCATTGCTGTTTCTCAAATATTCTGCTAGATACTCAACTGAAGGATGTAATTCCCACAGGACCCTTCCAAACCCAAAATAGGACAGATTTCAAGATACCAGAAGACATCCAGTTGGCTTTACTTCTTGGAGTTTAGTTTCTTtgggttgtttggtttgttgtttgtttttttttttttataaagggACATCAGATTTTTATGTCTCCACGATGCAGTTGCGACTATTCAGTGTAGTAAGGTTTTAGCAAATTGTTTTAAGATAGCAATTATCCAGCTTCATTAACGATACTTTTCCTAtaatttaagacaaaaaaaaaccaccatggCATTAAGAAGTAATGAAACTTCACACTTAACCTTTAAATGGAAATGATaacaaaagaaatgctttgCAAACATTTAACCAAACTTAACTCTTACATTGCTGTAAGAAAGCCCCATGAACCGGCATCCTGTCTCATATCTTAAATGTTGTTTGACCCTTTCCTGATGGAGCTAAACTTGGGAATCAGGGGGTCACTGTACATTCAGCTATCTCTAATTAGGTCTAGTACTTTTTGAGAAtaatcattaaatatttcaatatgtaattctccaaaaaaaaaaaaaaatagaactaaCAAATGCCCAACAGTAAATAAAAACCTTCTATCTAGGAGCATGAATATATACATGTTCTAATTATAgtgaatatttctgttttcagctgtcTGGAGAACAGCTTACTGTGACCCCTGGGTACCCTCTGAATCTGTGCTGTTAACCTGGTTACCATAAAGCCCAATAGTATCTGGCACCTAAAACTGTGCTActagcttgcaagaggaaaggaaacaagAGAGTATGAGATTATaaataatctcattttaaaaatataataaaaaacagTCATTACTAAAAAACTTAAGATTCAATATTGTAATGTTGAAGTGGCTGATAAGAAAAACAGGTGTTTTACAGCTATCTCTCTAAtctataaaaaatattctaaatgtcactataaaaaatatacagtgAAAATGTAGTTAGGCTCTAGTTAGGGAAGAGGCTAGTTAGGCTGTAGTTAGGGAAGAGGAAAACCCCAGTGTTGTCTTACATTACAATTCTGTGTTTGCTAAGAGAGGTTTTCCTTTTAACTCTGTCCACAAGTCAATTTACCTACTTGCCATCCTAACCTGTGACCCTTATACATCAAGCATTTATTGTAGATGATAACCACTGATAATGAAATGTCATTCAAAAACCTGacaattataaaaacaaaactgcaggCTGTTACTATGTTACTTTCCTCTAATAATGATGTTCCAGAGCTGCGAAGACTTTCAGCTATATtgatatattattatattatatatattattattatattaatatatttcagcTATATATATTTGGGAAATTTTGTAGGTGTAAAGTTAGGAACTAATTCAACATTAAAGGGTTTATGCTATTGATGTGTCTATACactaaaaacctcaaaaaataCCAACCAAAGAAAAACTGTGTTACTTCACTAGATCacctcttccctccctcagtAACTGAAAATTACTGTGCAATTTTTATGCTAATTACACCCAGGACAAATAACAGCTCATTAAATTTATCTAGGAAACTTCAAGACAAAGGACAAATATACCTCTTCTGCAAGAACCCTCAGCATCCAAGTATGTTTTACTGCAATAAGGGCATGACAGGCcaatagaaaaattattaaaatagtgTCTCCCCTAAGCAGAGATTAGTTGATTGTCAAACAGTTAACAAATTAGCTCAAAACTAAATTATCAAGTTATCTAATTGCTAACTTTTCTCCTAATTTCTCTGCAGACTTGAAACCTGGAGCTGAAGAGATATGGCACAGAAGTGGCACAAACTTCCACAGTTCCAAAGTAATCATGTCTGAATATTCTTTTCCTGTATTAAATTATAAAACATGTAGCATATCCAGTGAAACAAAAACACCAATTCACTTGCACTGATATAAAGCTTTGTAGCTTTATAactacaaaatatttcacagaacaTTTCAAGCAAAACCACTAATATGTACACATTAAGAGTTGTTCGAGTATATGAAATAACATAATTTGTCCATACACATCAGCTTTGACACAgaattgcaaaacaaaacaaaacattcaagATTTCTGCCAGCAGACATTCTGGTCTACCATTTGGATCAATTATTTGTGGGGtacaaagcacaaaaaatacCAGTTACAGTTGAATTGTACTGTATCCCACAAACACTGCATTTCTGTATGGAATGCTTTTATATGTCCATGCTAGCTTTTCATGTCATTTTCAAACCCTCTGCTCTAAAGAAAATAACATGTATTTGCTTACTTTCAAGGGAGAGAGGTAGTTTGTTTCCTGCTTCTGCTCTTGTTATCTCATAGCAACAAAGAGAACAGAAACAGGAGGCACACTCCTGCTACAGTCCACGTTAAAGTGTAACTGAGCAGCTACAGAGGGCAGCGAGGGAGCCCCTGCACATCAGGAGTACACGACTGACCACCACTACCTCCCAAAAAGCCTCTGGAAATGAGCTGGTACTCAGCACTACAGGATCCATGTTAATGTGCAGAGACACTGTCTGGCTTCATTCTGTctggctttattttgtttttcagcagtgGGACTGTAAGAGAATAAAGTATGCAAAGTGGAAGTgcacagagaagagaaagactgTTCCCTTATCCCTCACACAGGTCTTGAAGTAATGCAAAAGACTCTTCAGCATGGGTGCCAGTTGTTGAGGCAGAACTGATGCCAAGTCCCTACAAAGCTCAAATGAAGCTGTAACATTTGAATTCCACTAACTATTCAAATGTGGTACACGTTTATAGACAAGTTACACAAGAAATGTAACAGCACAACCTGTAGAAGACAGCTACCAGTTGTTTGAGATCTTGGCCAGGACAAcgttttaatttaaaaaaaaaatctcatcagcATTTCACAATTGGCAAGAAAGACCATTATGTTTCCTTTAGGTGTACCTAGTGTGATCATTCAAAAAATACTGACGGTAATAAGCAATAGCAGGCTAAAAAGTAGTTGTTAATAAAAACTCTTCTCCCACTGAAGACAGTGTACGAAGTGTAAGGAACACAAACAGGGCATTTGCTGTTTTGTCTGACAAGGTATGTGAGTAAGGACACAGTTTTCTAAAGTTGTTGTACAGACAGTCATGCGCCTACAATTCCGACTAATTTATTTGCTGTATTTAAGAAGGTGGAAAGGTTTTGTTCGCAGTTAagcattcccccccccccccctccttttcTTGCAAATTCGTTCCAGAACTGTTGGGACGCCGCGCAGAGGGGCGGCACTCGGGGCGGCAGCAGCGACAGCCAGGCGGGATGGGCTCAGGGACAGCCGGGAGGGCTCGGGGCGCTCTGCGGGGCAGCGGTGGGGGGGGGCACGGCGGGCtcgctgcagctctgcacacccgcccgccccgctcccgggggggctcccggcgctgccctCGGCGGGTGCGGGGACATCCCGCGGGCACCGGGGGCGACCGAGCGGGCGGCGGGTCCGGGGCTGGAGCAGCGCCCCGCGGGGTTACCCATTAACTGCCCGGCTCCCGGGGCAGCCGCTTCCCGCGGGGTGGAGCTGCGGGGAGGGGAGAAGCGGCACCTGAGCCGCAGGGACGATTTGAAAAATCAAGCGGTAAAAGACGGGAGGGCGCGGAGCGCCCGCGACCCCCCCCGCGCCGGGGGTCACGGGCAGCGCCGCAGCCCGAGGGGCGCGCACAGGGGCGGCCAGGGGCTCCCGTCTGGTCCCTGCCTCCCCTcggcccccgccgccgcgcTCCCCTCCCCCTTCATCCCCCCTCCCGCCGTCCATCTGCCGTCCCCGCTCCTCCCGCCGCATCCCAGCGGGGTCCCGGGCAGGGCGCTCGGTGGCGAGGGGGATGGGAGAGCCGGGAGGGCTGCGGTGGGCGCTGCCCCGCTCGGACCCACTCACCTTTGTCCCCCGGGACTCCAGCTACTCCGCCGAGGCAGCGGCTGTCCCGGTCACCGGGGAGACGGCGCCGGGCTCGGCCGCACGGCGCTGCGGCGACTGGCTGCCCGGCGCTGTCAGTCACCGCGCTCGCCCGGCGGGGTGGCGGTCGGGTTCCCGGACAGAGAAAGGGGAGAGACAATACCCCGCGCCGGCGGACTACAGCTCCCGGCGTGCCCTGCGAGCGGCTAGCTCGCTCCGGCCGTGGGGAGCTGGCCGCGCGGGGCATGACGGGGCGCGTAGTTCTCTGGTCCCTCCGAGCCGCCTAGCCTCGCCCTGGGCTCCGGCGGGGCGGGCAGTGCGCAGGCGCGGGCTGGCGGCGGCCGTTCGAacggggccgggagcgggacCCGGACTCGGCCTTGGCCTTGCACGGCGGGTCCGGGACACTGAGCGCAGCCCGGGCCCCGGACCGTGCCAGGGGAGGGACTGACAGCCCGCGGCTCGGAGCGCGGGTGGGGCAGGGAGGCGCTGGGCTCTGCCTCAGACAGGTGTGCCGCGCCTTTGAAGCCCGGGAATAAAGCGAGACAGACGGCGCAAGGTGAAGGTTCGGGCGGGAGGGAGCAGCGCGGCCCTGCCTTTAGCCGGGGAGGCTGAGGCGGAGGGCAGGCGCTGGTAATTAAGGTAATTAAGCACCTAAAGGGCAAAGCGTGTGTGCCAAGAGGGAGTTTTACCGCCGGGGTGGAGCAGCGCACAGGCAGCAAGTGCTCAAAATACACCGGGGACAGCTCTTCACTTCAGAAGGGCAGCACTGGTAGCCCTTATTTTAAACAGGAGAAATAGGAAGGGGGGGGAAAGAAGTTAAGAAATTCATAAGGAATATAAGAGTCTAAAAAAGGGAAGAATTAACCAAATCTCTTTGATTTTCCTACAGAATCTGAAAGGATTTTGTGATTTTAGCAGAAGAATGTCATCTTTAATTGTTAACATGTACTTGTAACAATGCTTTGTATGCAgggtatttaattttatttctctatgCACAGGAAACCTGACACTGAACCTACCAGGCACAAGCTGAAGGAGAATTCTTActttttctggggttttgttgggatttttgcCCAGTCTCCAGAGCAGGATATCTATCCCACAATGCACACAGCCATTATGTCTGTAAGATAATGTCTAAATTGTAATACTGTGGCTTAATCAGTTCACTTCAGTAATTTGTCTAATTCTTATCCAGTCTaggaaattgttttttaatatttccttccaGAGCTGAAATGCTTAGAGGATACTAGAGttctcaggaaaaacaaaaacacagggCAAAGGAAAAAGCTCTTTGGAAAAACAGAGGATCCTGCTCCTCTACTCTGGCCTTCACCTTCTCTGGGTTTCTTCTTTGTCAATCCATCCCAAGGAGATTTATACCAATCTGAGACATTCCAGATTGACCTAGATCCCAGTTTTGTTATCTCTCTTATCCAGTTTTATAGGAAAAggttctgaaaggaaaaaataaccaaacaaaataagcaTTATGTCTTTTTCTCATCCTCACAGATGAGAGGCAGATTAGTGCAACAGATTTCTGAACTTCTTCAGATGTACTGTGTCTCATAAAAGTAATTATTAATTCCTTAGGGAGACTAAAAATACAAGGAAtacataaggaagaaaattaagtgGTTGATTTTAAACGTCACAGTTGATTCTTTCAGGTGAggtaaagtaattttaaaaaatactccaGTGATTTAAGTTTGCCCAAAGAAGCTATAATTATTTATCCTTTTGGCTGGGAAGATGCCCCAGGTAAAGAATTGCATTCCACAAATCAAAGGTGTTGGTTTGGGTTGCCATCCCTTAACAGCCCAATTATTTCCAGCTTTCCCAGGAGGTTGTCAAGACTTTGTATCTTTTGCTACAACTTCTGTTGCTGCGTTACCCCAACAGATCCAGGACTGGCTTGCACAACCTCCTTGCCTATCGAATGGAAAATTGATCAATGTATTTCAGTCTGACCTTGTAAACAGCTATAACTGAAGAAAATCTCTTGGAAAGTGACTATAAATAAAGTGGAATTGTAAGTATCCCACAGAGGAAACTGTAGGTCTCCCACTGTGTCTTTATGGAGTTAATACACAGgaattatgttttattttgctttgaagaGGAGGGATGCTAGAAAGTGCCAACATCATCTGCTGGCTATAAACTGATTACTCCATGGCAGTGTCATATTACCCCTTCCAAATATACTGAACCTGTTCTATTTGTGATGGTCAACAGGATTGTTTGCACTTTTATAATAGCACAGGAGCATGTAATTAGTCTGGCTTCACAGAAGGCTATTTTGTGCTACAGCAGAATTTCCTATTTAAGTCATGCTCAGGAAGGATGAAGTGAGAACTGGGGACTGACATGCCCACAGGTGTGCTCACACACCCTACTTGCAGTCAGAAAAATCCGACTCATCCAGAATGAATTTAGTGCTGTGCTTCAGTGCTTTTGGAAATGGTGATTAAGACTTCATGTTATAATCTGGAACAAGGTGATTAATGGCCCTTCAAAAATCCACACAAGGTCTCAGCTGTAACTTACTGTTTTCACCACTGTTGGAGAcaataaaggaagaaagagtGTGAAGCAAAGTGATAAGGATTTGTGGctttggggctggaaaagctttGGCTTATGAGCTAAGTAGCTTAATGTTTGGCATACAGACATCTCAATCACACCAAGGGTGGCTGTCACCAAACAGCTTGTCAGGCTTCATCTGGAGAGGTTTACAATGCATCCTGTAATGGAGTGTGATTATTGCTGTCACAAACACCAGATGAGAACTCAGAAAATAAACATAGTCCAGCATCTGACACAAAGTCTCTTGTTTTAATTACCATTGTTTAAATACCTTAGTTAAAGGAATGGAAGTGTTGATTGTTCCAAAAATGGTTTTagacatacagaaaaaaatcctcacataAATATCACTTTTATCATTTAATGTTTTCAAcctgtttaaaataataaaattgcaCGATTGTCAGTGTCAAATGCTTGTTCAGTTTACAAACATGATTCCAACTTTCCTAGCTTGGTTTTGTTCTGAACAGCAGGGAGGCCTATGTGTCATATACACTGTAGTTAGCTTGTGTTGGCCAGTTACTATATAGTTGGGAATAAAGTCATTgttaacttatttttttaattccaaaagcTCGTCCACCTTCTGTTAACCAGCCCATTCAAAGGGCCAAATTTTGTATAGATGCATTTTGGTTTGGATGATTGTGTTTCCCATCCATGCATGCTGATGTACAAAAACCCCTACAAGGAGCTGTGAAGTAGTAGAAATAAAGGGGGATGGATACTGATCCTGTTGAATCTTGACTGGCCAATAGAGGACATATCCTCCCAAATCCTATTTAGGGTAAAAAGGATTGATGCCTGTGCATCTACTTGGCTTTGTAATTGTGTCCTTACCCACTATGATActtaattaaacattaaaatatagTTAAATAGATTTGGTGTGGAAAGGTTCTTTTGTGCATTTAAATATGTGAATGGTGCCACTTGCAAAAATTGAAGGTTCAAATGTTAAACTGTCTGGAACAAATTTCTGTGTGTGAaaacaggcacagccaggccctGGTGCTCACTGTGCTTTTTACAGCATCACAAtcctaagaaaattaatttccctaCAATAGAAtatgctgtatttattttcccaaattcaCTAATAGAGTTCAAACGAAAGATTTTG
This region includes:
- the RGS12 gene encoding regulator of G-protein signaling 12 isoform X5, translating into MYRPGETVKRRLNTHAPPRIRSVEVARGRAGYGFTLSGQAPCVLSCVMKGSPADYVGLKAGDQIFAVNEINVKKASHEDVVKLIGKCSGVLHMVIAEGISHMDSCSSDEEVGFYDGKGWLKPKPDSKALGINRAEKVVEEMQSGGIFNMIFENPALCAGNSDNSAPKQRSFSVSAAMKFETGNENVSNPNLLSKEEIAKVLNDDSVFRTGLDSAEDFGLDASILNVAMIVGYLGSIELPSTTANLETESLQAIRGCMRRLRAEQKIHSLVMMKIMHDCIQLCSDKSGVVAEYPAEKLAFSAVCPDDRRFFGLVTMQTNDDASLAQEDEGVLRTSCHVFMVDPELFHHKIHQGIARRFGLECTADPDTNGCLEFPTSSLPVLQFISVLYRDMGELIEGMRARAFLDGDADAHQNNSTSSNSDSGIGNFNQEEKNNRVLVVDLGTNPSKHIPSSIWENPVGRGQNQPSSHWNGFCHEQEGNIPLEVIQNDKSQNVSKHLSPSARIEVPLVSSRNSVPPSKKNTAGLGSQRWLPVHVLQEWQHGNASDQESYTDSTDGWSSVNCGTLPPPMSKIPADRYRVDGSFGQPQLKSHKSEWSKKMFCIQNKFGPPHSIRKSKEDKKGAKFGHSVGLSQAPPPRSSARRSFGRSKRFSITRSLDDLESATVSDGELNSTELKDCISENSLSSNASLPSVQSCRRLRERRVASWAVSFERLLQDSVGVKYFSEFLRKEFSEENILFWQACEYFNHVPAHDKKELSYRAREIFSKFLCSKATTPVNIDSQAQLADDILNSPHPDMFKEQQLQIFNLMKFDSYTRFLKSPLYQECILAEVEGRPLPDPQRVPSSPTSKHSVSSEKSNMSTPKKLSGKSKSGRSLNEESGEEDTEKKKRGTFFSWSRSKSLGKSQKRRENGDYPNDSFQSNGLSYRRESQGSMSSTASLDLSETSRLPAFVPDKDKSPKYCCVNLPDGSSSKMAVKSGFSIKEVLSGVCEKHGINIAAVDLFLVGGDKPLVLHQDSSILESRDLRLEKRTLFRLDLVPINRSVGLKAKPTKPVTEVLRPVVAKYGLNLNELVARLSGEQEPLDLGVPISNLDGQRVVLDEKEPSKGREKQRGVLVKQTATVSSSRSQGSTNFLNSYPKHKVTEQMTNVDC